A genomic region of Colletes latitarsis isolate SP2378_abdomen chromosome 7, iyColLati1, whole genome shotgun sequence contains the following coding sequences:
- the Cbs gene encoding cystathionine beta-synthase isoform X2, translating to MYVKCEFFNPGGSVKDRIAYRMIQDAEEQGLLKPGYTIIEPTSGNTGIGLAMAAAVKGYRCIIVMPEKMSNEKVYTLHALGAEIVRTPTEASWDSPEAHINVAHKLQKEIPNSIVLDQYTNPGNPLAHYDQTAVEIWKQCDGKIDYLVAGAGTGGTVSGIGRKLKELSPNTKIIAVDPKGSILAQSPELQDDITFYEVEGIGYDFIPTVLDSNVIDKWIKTEDYESLNAARMLIRREGLLCGGSSGAALTAALKIAKDIPEGKRVVIILPDGIRNYMTKFVSDNWMEVRGFLESTYQNEANKWWWNIPISTLSFDKVPLLKEDTKCEEAVRMVEETKSRQLIISNDNVHVKGVVMSDTLMSNLISGSVKLTDFVEKIMIKHYVKVKVSSSLGQLSRVLEKELYAVILNDEDDNAFIGLVNQSHILKFIIKNNGTINSNN from the exons ATGT atgTAAAATGTGAATTCTTTAATCCTGGTGGTTCCGTAAAAGATAGAATCGCATACAGGATGATTCAAGATGCTGAAGAGCAGGGTTTATTGAAACCAGGATATACTATTATTGAACCTACAAGCGGTAATACTGGAATTGGGTTAGCAATGGCTGCTGCTGTTAAAGGTTACAGATGTATTATTGTTATGCCAGAAAAAATGTCTAATGAGAAAGTCTACACGCTTCATGCTCTTGGTGCTGAAATTGTTAGGACACCAACAGAAGCAAGTTGGGACAGTCCAGAAGCACATATTAATGTTGCACATAAATTACAAAAGGAAATACCGAACAGTATTGTTCTTGATCAGTATACAAATCCTGGAAATCCATTAGCTCATTACGATCAAACTGCAGTTGAAATTTGGAAGCAGTGCGATGGGAAAATAGATTATTTGGTAGCTGGTGCAGGTACTGGTGGTACTGTTAGTGGTATTGGGCGTAAATTGAAGGAATTGTCGCCGAATACAAAAATTATTGCTGTGGATCCTAAAGGGAGTATCTTAGCCCAGTCACCAGAATTACAAGATGACATTACTTTTTACGAAGTAGAAGGAATTGGCTACGATTTTATACCTACAGTTCTAGACAGTAATGTGATCGATAAATGGATAAAAACCGAGGATTATGAATCATTGAATGCTGCTAGAATGCTTATACGACGGGAAGGTTTACTGTGCGGTGGTAGTAGCGGCGCTGCACTTACAGCTGCTCTTAAAATTGCTAAAGATATTCCAGAAGGAAAACGAGTTGTTATTATTTTGCCTGATGGAATACGAAACTACATGACTAAATTTGTGTCCGACAATTGGATGGAAGTTAGGGGATTTTTAGAATCTACATATCAAAATGAAGCAAATAAATGGTGGTGGAATATACCAATTTCAACATTATCTTTCGATAAAGTACCTTTGTTAAAAGAGGATACAAAATGTGAAGAAGCTGTTCGCATGGTTGAAGAAACAAAGTCTCGACAATTAATCATTAGTAACGATAACGTACATGTAAAAGGTGTCGTTATGTCGGATACGTTAATGTCAAATTTAATATCCGGCTCGGTAAAACTCACagattttgtagaaaaaattatGATCAAACATTACGTTAAAGTTAAAGTTTCATCAAGTCTCGGACAATTATCACGTGTTCTCGAAAAAGAATTATATGCAGTTATTTTAAACGATGAAGATGATAATGCTTTTATTGGGCTTGTGAACCAATctcatattttgaaatttattattaaaaataacggTACAATAAATTCTAATAACTAG
- the Cbs gene encoding cystathionine beta-synthase isoform X1: MESTRPNRPSRCTWKPNALNSPHTTRTETVDRNKIIPDILTAIGQTPLIKLNSIPKSYGIKCEMYVKCEFFNPGGSVKDRIAYRMIQDAEEQGLLKPGYTIIEPTSGNTGIGLAMAAAVKGYRCIIVMPEKMSNEKVYTLHALGAEIVRTPTEASWDSPEAHINVAHKLQKEIPNSIVLDQYTNPGNPLAHYDQTAVEIWKQCDGKIDYLVAGAGTGGTVSGIGRKLKELSPNTKIIAVDPKGSILAQSPELQDDITFYEVEGIGYDFIPTVLDSNVIDKWIKTEDYESLNAARMLIRREGLLCGGSSGAALTAALKIAKDIPEGKRVVIILPDGIRNYMTKFVSDNWMEVRGFLESTYQNEANKWWWNIPISTLSFDKVPLLKEDTKCEEAVRMVEETKSRQLIISNDNVHVKGVVMSDTLMSNLISGSVKLTDFVEKIMIKHYVKVKVSSSLGQLSRVLEKELYAVILNDEDDNAFIGLVNQSHILKFIIKNNGTINSNN; this comes from the exons ATGGAATCTACACGACCTAATCGGCCTAGTCGTTGCACGTGGAAACCAAATGCATTAAATTCACCGCATACAACAAGAACTGA aacTGTTGATCGTAATAAAATAATACCTGATATATTGACAGCCATTGGACAAACACCGCTTATAAAATTAAACAGTATCCCAAAATCCTATGGAATTAAGTGTGAAATGT atgTAAAATGTGAATTCTTTAATCCTGGTGGTTCCGTAAAAGATAGAATCGCATACAGGATGATTCAAGATGCTGAAGAGCAGGGTTTATTGAAACCAGGATATACTATTATTGAACCTACAAGCGGTAATACTGGAATTGGGTTAGCAATGGCTGCTGCTGTTAAAGGTTACAGATGTATTATTGTTATGCCAGAAAAAATGTCTAATGAGAAAGTCTACACGCTTCATGCTCTTGGTGCTGAAATTGTTAGGACACCAACAGAAGCAAGTTGGGACAGTCCAGAAGCACATATTAATGTTGCACATAAATTACAAAAGGAAATACCGAACAGTATTGTTCTTGATCAGTATACAAATCCTGGAAATCCATTAGCTCATTACGATCAAACTGCAGTTGAAATTTGGAAGCAGTGCGATGGGAAAATAGATTATTTGGTAGCTGGTGCAGGTACTGGTGGTACTGTTAGTGGTATTGGGCGTAAATTGAAGGAATTGTCGCCGAATACAAAAATTATTGCTGTGGATCCTAAAGGGAGTATCTTAGCCCAGTCACCAGAATTACAAGATGACATTACTTTTTACGAAGTAGAAGGAATTGGCTACGATTTTATACCTACAGTTCTAGACAGTAATGTGATCGATAAATGGATAAAAACCGAGGATTATGAATCATTGAATGCTGCTAGAATGCTTATACGACGGGAAGGTTTACTGTGCGGTGGTAGTAGCGGCGCTGCACTTACAGCTGCTCTTAAAATTGCTAAAGATATTCCAGAAGGAAAACGAGTTGTTATTATTTTGCCTGATGGAATACGAAACTACATGACTAAATTTGTGTCCGACAATTGGATGGAAGTTAGGGGATTTTTAGAATCTACATATCAAAATGAAGCAAATAAATGGTGGTGGAATATACCAATTTCAACATTATCTTTCGATAAAGTACCTTTGTTAAAAGAGGATACAAAATGTGAAGAAGCTGTTCGCATGGTTGAAGAAACAAAGTCTCGACAATTAATCATTAGTAACGATAACGTACATGTAAAAGGTGTCGTTATGTCGGATACGTTAATGTCAAATTTAATATCCGGCTCGGTAAAACTCACagattttgtagaaaaaattatGATCAAACATTACGTTAAAGTTAAAGTTTCATCAAGTCTCGGACAATTATCACGTGTTCTCGAAAAAGAATTATATGCAGTTATTTTAAACGATGAAGATGATAATGCTTTTATTGGGCTTGTGAACCAATctcatattttgaaatttattattaaaaataacggTACAATAAATTCTAATAACTAG